A stretch of the Romboutsia lituseburensis genome encodes the following:
- a CDS encoding arsenic resistance protein, whose protein sequence is MEEVNKFHSFIIFGMVLFGILLGQIGFIQTYSEYLIMPSLTIMLFLVFIQVPLKEIGSSFKNIKFTSVSIIINFVWTPIIVFVLGRLFLSNHPELLIGFIMLMVTPCTDWYLIFTGIAKGNVALGSSILPLNLILQLLLLPVYILLIGGTSVDIDILSLGKGVVFSLMIPLLCSIIARKLIIDKIGNSKFDEKISPKACDYQGYFLNIAIIAMFASQGKVLLENYQVLLILLVPILLFFAINFIVGRFVGKAIKLNYQDSVSLSLTTLARNSPIALAIAVATFPDKPLISLALIIGPLIELPILFLVSMILLTIKSKRESYQYN, encoded by the coding sequence ATGGAAGAGGTAAATAAGTTTCATAGTTTTATCATTTTTGGTATGGTCTTATTTGGGATATTACTAGGGCAGATAGGTTTTATACAAACTTATTCAGAATATTTAATAATGCCATCATTAACTATAATGTTATTTTTAGTATTTATTCAAGTTCCTTTAAAGGAGATAGGAAGTTCGTTTAAAAATATAAAATTTACATCAGTATCAATTATCATAAATTTTGTGTGGACACCGATAATAGTATTTGTTTTAGGTAGATTATTTTTAAGTAACCATCCAGAACTTTTAATAGGGTTTATTATGCTTATGGTTACGCCTTGTACTGATTGGTATTTAATATTTACAGGAATTGCTAAGGGTAATGTAGCTTTAGGATCTTCGATACTTCCATTAAATTTAATACTTCAATTACTACTGTTGCCTGTATACATATTGTTAATAGGTGGGACTAGTGTAGATATAGATATTTTAAGTCTAGGCAAAGGGGTTGTATTTAGTTTAATGATTCCTCTTTTATGCTCAATAATAGCTAGAAAACTTATCATAGATAAAATAGGAAATAGTAAATTTGATGAAAAGATATCTCCAAAGGCGTGTGATTATCAAGGATATTTTTTAAATATAGCTATAATAGCTATGTTTGCTTCTCAAGGTAAGGTATTACTTGAAAACTATCAGGTATTATTAATTCTATTAGTACCAATATTATTATTCTTTGCAATTAACTTTATAGTCGGCAGATTCGTAGGTAAGGCTATCAAGCTTAATTATCAAGACAGTGTTTCTTTAAGTTTAACTACGCTTGCTAGAAATTCGCCTATAGCGTTGGCAATTGCTGTTGCTACATTTCCAGATAAGCCTTTAATATCATTAGCTCTTATAATCGGTCCGTTAATCGAATTACCAATATTATTTTTAGTTTCTATGATTTTATTAACTATAAAATCAAAAAGAGAATCATATCAATATAATTAG